The Campylobacter concisus genome has a window encoding:
- a CDS encoding 4Fe-4S dicluster domain-containing protein, with protein MKKHKFVIADYKRCIGCATCMAACFKSAYERGKLSRARLSVLREATGVMPTQCRQCDDGPCANVCPTGALRFNDNCIELHEEICIGCKMCTIACPYGAISSSAELMPSVNYAVEPKYNLEIESQSGAKNIAVKCDMCFGRENGPACVDVCPTSALVMIDPEEGKHKLGKRIDYEAANKFATKILNGQGA; from the coding sequence ATGAAAAAACATAAATTTGTGATTGCCGATTATAAACGCTGTATAGGATGTGCAACCTGCATGGCTGCATGTTTTAAGAGCGCTTATGAACGCGGCAAGCTGTCACGTGCAAGGCTAAGTGTGCTAAGAGAAGCTACTGGCGTTATGCCAACTCAGTGCAGACAATGCGACGATGGTCCTTGTGCGAATGTGTGTCCAACTGGGGCATTGCGATTTAATGATAATTGCATCGAGCTTCACGAGGAAATTTGTATAGGCTGTAAGATGTGCACGATCGCTTGTCCTTACGGTGCAATAAGCTCAAGTGCAGAGCTTATGCCTTCAGTAAATTACGCTGTCGAGCCAAAGTACAACCTTGAGATAGAGTCACAATCAGGTGCAAAAAATATCGCTGTTAAATGCGATATGTGCTTTGGTCGTGAAAATGGACCAGCTTGCGTTGATGTCTGTCCAACGAGTGCTCTTGTTATGATTGATCCAGAAGAGGGTAAACATAAACTTGGCAAGAGGATAGATTATGAAGCAGCGAATAAATTTGCTACTAAAATTTTAAACGGACAAGGAGCATAA
- a CDS encoding MBL fold metallo-hydrolase, with amino-acid sequence MGIFIVILLLIVAVFVFMRFAPVFGGVPDIKSQKLIKASPNFNGKVFINLEPTIDMVKKSPQASMTKFVLQALFPPKGKLPKQPLPNLKFDAKALKNGEFIWLGHVSLICKLDDKTIITDPVLHRAFPLPIGGKPFYAIAASDYPDVIDIALISHDHYDHLDYKTILELKDRICKFLVPLGVKAHLVKWGVDKDKIYEFDWFGDQKIGNLNFTFCPSRHFSGRTFKRNTTLWGGWAAQKAGFSFYFSGDGGYGKHFKMINEKFSAFDLVFIENGAYGDGWPYVHMKPEESAQALKDLGAKLGMPVHWGKFDLSYHAWDEPIKRFEKAATKLELNYATPMIGEVFTAQNQPRKKWWEKI; translated from the coding sequence ATGGGAATTTTTATAGTTATACTTTTGCTTATTGTTGCAGTTTTTGTATTTATGAGATTTGCCCCAGTTTTTGGTGGCGTGCCAGATATTAAAAGCCAAAAGCTGATAAAGGCTTCGCCAAATTTTAACGGCAAAGTTTTTATAAATTTAGAGCCGACAATTGATATGGTAAAGAAAAGTCCGCAAGCATCTATGACAAAATTCGTCCTGCAAGCGCTCTTTCCACCAAAGGGCAAGCTACCAAAGCAACCTTTGCCAAATTTAAAATTTGATGCAAAAGCCCTCAAAAATGGCGAGTTTATCTGGCTTGGGCACGTTAGCCTCATCTGTAAGCTTGATGACAAAACCATCATCACAGACCCAGTTTTGCACCGAGCATTTCCACTGCCAATTGGCGGTAAGCCCTTTTATGCTATCGCCGCTAGTGACTACCCAGATGTGATCGACATCGCCCTCATCTCGCACGATCACTACGATCATCTTGATTACAAAACGATCCTTGAGCTAAAAGATAGAATTTGCAAGTTTCTAGTGCCGCTTGGTGTAAAAGCTCACCTTGTAAAATGGGGCGTTGATAAAGACAAAATTTATGAGTTTGACTGGTTTGGTGATCAAAAAATAGGAAATTTAAACTTCACGTTTTGTCCTTCAAGGCACTTTAGTGGGCGCACATTTAAAAGAAATACGACGCTTTGGGGTGGCTGGGCGGCTCAAAAGGCTGGCTTTAGCTTTTATTTTAGCGGAGATGGCGGATACGGCAAGCATTTTAAGATGATAAATGAGAAATTTAGCGCCTTTGATCTAGTTTTTATCGAAAATGGTGCTTACGGCGATGGCTGGCCTTACGTGCATATGAAGCCAGAGGAGTCAGCGCAAGCACTAAAAGATCTTGGTGCAAAGCTTGGTATGCCGGTGCACTGGGGCAAATTTGATCTATCTTATCACGCTTGGGATGAGCCGATCAAGCGTTTTGAAAAGGCAGCGACAAAACTTGAGCTAAACTACGCAACGCCGATGATCGGAGAAGTTTTCACCGCACAAAATCAGCCTAGGAAAAAGTGGTGGGAGAAAATTTAG